A single window of Jeotgalibacillus haloalkalitolerans DNA harbors:
- a CDS encoding MIP/aquaporin family protein → MNEYIAEVIGTAILILFGGGVVANVSLKKSLAEGAGWFAIAFGWGLGVAMGVYAVGQFSGAHLNPAVTLGLAFNGDFEWVKVPGYMAAQVAGAFIGATLVWLHFLPHWKATDDQGAKLGVFSTGPAIPHNFSNLLSEFIGTFILVVGILFIGANDFTEGLNPFIVGMLIVAIGLSLGGTTGYAINPARDLGPRIAHFVLPISGKGKSNWGYSWIPILGPVLGGSFGGLFYRYIFSGEFHLMFWIMAALTVLCLAAAYLIDKKQTSLIQ, encoded by the coding sequence ATGAATGAATACATCGCAGAGGTAATAGGAACAGCTATCCTAATCTTATTTGGAGGTGGCGTTGTAGCCAACGTCAGCTTAAAGAAATCTCTTGCAGAAGGGGCCGGCTGGTTCGCAATTGCATTTGGATGGGGACTTGGTGTAGCAATGGGTGTCTATGCAGTCGGTCAATTCAGCGGGGCTCACCTGAATCCTGCTGTAACGCTGGGACTTGCGTTTAATGGTGATTTTGAATGGGTGAAGGTGCCAGGGTATATGGCAGCGCAAGTAGCTGGAGCATTTATTGGTGCTACGCTTGTATGGCTGCACTTTCTTCCTCACTGGAAAGCTACTGATGATCAGGGTGCCAAGCTCGGTGTGTTTTCGACAGGGCCTGCAATTCCGCACAATTTCTCAAACCTGTTAAGTGAGTTCATTGGGACATTTATTCTGGTTGTAGGAATTCTGTTTATTGGTGCAAATGATTTTACAGAAGGGTTAAATCCTTTCATTGTAGGTATGCTGATTGTAGCAATCGGTTTATCATTAGGTGGTACGACAGGTTATGCAATCAACCCGGCGCGTGACCTTGGACCGAGAATTGCTCATTTTGTTTTACCAATCAGCGGGAAGGGTAAGTCTAACTGGGGATACAGTTGGATTCCGATTCTCGGACCGGTGCTTGGCGGTTCATTTGGCGGATTATTTTACCGGTACATCTTTTCAGGTGAATTTCACTTGATGTTCTGGATCATGGCAGCGTTAACAGTGCTTTGTCTGGCGGCTGCGTACTTAATTGATAAAAAACAAACTTCATTAATTCAATAA
- the miaA gene encoding tRNA (adenosine(37)-N6)-dimethylallyltransferase MiaA translates to MNKQVIVIAGPTAVGKTELSIQLSKAINGEVINGDAMQVYKGLDIGTAKIRPEEMQGVPHHLFDIKEPDQSFSAAEYQRTVRNKISEVHKRGAVPVLTGGTGLYIQSVLYDYNFSDKGKNEEVRAKLEEAHLQGVDLHTQLRGLDPVSASEIHPNNIRRVIRALEIIETTGMTPAELKATQKPEAVYDHECIGLDMDRDLLYDRINMRVDKMIEEGLVEEVRKLYQDGIRDVTSVQAIGYKELYAYFDGKVTYEEAIDRIKQNSRRYAKRQLTWFRNKMSFKWFNMTENREKKIKEIIEYFAGI, encoded by the coding sequence ATGAACAAACAAGTAATTGTCATTGCAGGACCAACAGCAGTTGGGAAAACAGAGCTCAGCATACAATTGTCAAAAGCAATTAATGGTGAGGTAATTAATGGAGACGCGATGCAGGTTTATAAAGGACTGGATATCGGAACGGCCAAGATCAGGCCGGAGGAAATGCAGGGTGTACCTCATCACCTGTTTGATATAAAAGAACCTGACCAGTCTTTCTCGGCAGCTGAATATCAGCGGACGGTAAGAAATAAAATCAGTGAAGTGCATAAGCGTGGAGCGGTACCTGTATTGACCGGCGGAACCGGACTGTATATTCAGTCAGTCTTATATGATTACAATTTTTCTGATAAAGGGAAAAATGAAGAGGTCAGGGCAAAATTAGAAGAAGCGCACCTGCAGGGTGTTGATTTACATACTCAACTGCGCGGATTGGATCCTGTTTCTGCTTCAGAAATTCATCCGAATAATATCAGGCGTGTCATCAGGGCACTTGAAATCATAGAGACAACCGGAATGACGCCTGCAGAATTAAAAGCTACTCAAAAACCAGAAGCGGTTTATGATCATGAATGCATCGGTCTTGATATGGACCGGGACCTGTTATATGACCGGATTAACATGAGAGTTGATAAGATGATTGAAGAAGGTCTGGTCGAAGAGGTCAGAAAGCTTTATCAGGATGGTATTCGGGACGTCACGTCTGTTCAGGCGATTGGATACAAAGAACTATATGCCTATTTTGATGGAAAAGTAACTTATGAAGAGGCGATTGATCGCATTAAACAGAATTCAAGGCGCTATGCTAAAAGACAATTAACCTGGTTTCGCAACAAAATGAGCTTTAAGTGGTTTAACATGACAGAAAACAGAGAAAAAAAGATTAAGGAAATAATCGAATATTTTGCAGGAATTTAG
- a CDS encoding glycerol-3-phosphate dehydrogenase/oxidase has translation MNFSSANRLEKLQKMSEEVYDLVIIGGGITGAGIALDAVTRGMKVAVIEMQDFAGGTSSRSTKLVHGGLRYLKQFEVKLVAEVGKERAIVFENAPHVTSPEWMMLPIHKGGTFGKFSTSVGLRVYDYLAGVKKQERRKMLSASEATEKEPLVKQDGLKGAGYYVEYRTDDARLTLEIIKKAVENGADFINYVKAERFTYDKKKVSGVEVKDQLTGATQTVLGRKVINAAGPWVDKVRNKDYSTNDKELQLTKGVHLVIDQSVFPLNQALYFDTPDGRMMFAIPRDGKAYIGTTDTFYGSDKDTANPKMTAEDQRYILDAINYMFPGVNVTEEHVESSWAGVRPLIFEKGKDPSEISRKDEVWEHDSGLITIAGGKLTGYRKMAEHVVDLAAERLKKEGKKSFAKCKTVHLPLSGAEFGGSKNYQQFVEAKAKEATQYGLTEQEGKRIAAFYGSNADKLFTLAHAAKGMQLESPMTPALYAEVVYAIQEEMTVKPVDFFIRRTGRLFFDINAVHKQKEVVLKLMQNLLGWDEATYQSYKNELEKELQDAVEPVK, from the coding sequence ATGAATTTTTCAAGTGCAAACAGATTAGAGAAACTGCAGAAGATGTCAGAAGAAGTGTATGACCTGGTTATTATCGGTGGAGGAATTACAGGTGCGGGCATTGCGCTTGATGCTGTTACCCGAGGAATGAAAGTTGCTGTAATTGAAATGCAGGACTTTGCCGGGGGAACTTCGAGCCGATCGACTAAACTGGTTCACGGCGGGCTGCGTTACCTTAAGCAGTTTGAAGTAAAGCTTGTTGCTGAGGTCGGGAAAGAACGAGCGATTGTATTTGAAAATGCACCGCACGTAACATCACCGGAGTGGATGATGCTTCCGATTCACAAAGGCGGTACTTTTGGTAAATTCTCAACTTCAGTCGGGCTGCGTGTCTACGATTATCTTGCTGGTGTGAAAAAGCAGGAGCGCAGAAAAATGCTCAGCGCATCCGAAGCAACCGAGAAAGAACCATTAGTCAAACAGGATGGATTAAAAGGTGCGGGGTATTACGTTGAATACCGAACAGATGATGCACGTCTGACACTTGAAATCATTAAAAAAGCAGTAGAAAACGGTGCTGACTTTATTAATTATGTAAAAGCAGAAAGATTCACTTATGATAAAAAGAAAGTATCCGGTGTTGAAGTAAAGGATCAGCTGACAGGTGCTACCCAGACGGTTCTTGGCAGAAAAGTGATTAATGCAGCAGGACCATGGGTAGATAAAGTCAGAAACAAAGATTACTCAACAAATGATAAAGAGCTTCAGCTGACAAAAGGTGTTCACCTTGTTATTGATCAATCAGTATTCCCGCTGAATCAGGCGCTTTATTTCGATACGCCGGATGGCAGAATGATGTTTGCGATACCGCGTGATGGAAAAGCCTACATCGGGACTACAGATACATTTTACGGCAGTGATAAGGACACAGCGAATCCTAAAATGACTGCTGAAGATCAGCGATATATCTTAGACGCAATCAATTATATGTTCCCGGGAGTGAATGTCACTGAGGAGCATGTTGAATCAAGCTGGGCCGGTGTACGTCCGCTGATTTTTGAAAAAGGTAAGGATCCTTCTGAGATTTCCAGAAAAGATGAAGTATGGGAGCATGATAGCGGTCTGATCACCATTGCAGGAGGTAAACTCACAGGCTATCGTAAAATGGCAGAACACGTAGTTGATCTTGCTGCAGAACGTCTGAAAAAAGAAGGAAAAAAATCATTCGCGAAATGTAAAACGGTTCATCTTCCACTATCAGGCGCTGAATTTGGCGGTTCTAAGAACTACCAGCAGTTTGTTGAAGCGAAAGCAAAGGAAGCAACCCAGTATGGTTTAACTGAGCAGGAAGGTAAAAGAATTGCCGCGTTTTATGGCTCCAATGCAGATAAATTATTTACACTTGCACATGCTGCAAAAGGAATGCAGCTCGAGTCTCCGATGACGCCGGCACTTTATGCTGAAGTCGTGTATGCGATCCAGGAGGAGATGACTGTTAAGCCGGTAGATTTCTTCATCCGCAGAACAGGCCGTCTATTCTTTGATATTAATGCAGTGCACAAGCAGAAGGAAGTTGTGTTAAAATTAATGCAAAACCTGCTTGGTTGGGACGAAGCAACTTATCAGTCATATAAAAATGAACTTGAAAAAGAGCTTCAGGATGCTGTTGAGCCGGTAAAATAA
- a CDS encoding alpha/beta hydrolase, whose product MKESFYTRTSDGQDLYTVVWRSDQPHIKGSIQLCHGMAEHIGRYEDFAFKCNQNGYHVFGHDCRGHGKTAELSGTFGDYGQGVDFNRLAEDVIEIKECCMASGPVYLIGHSMGSFISRRVIQLYSSSYKGVILSGSNGPMGIISIPANLIASVMNTYQPTAKAKLLNHLSFGSYNQSFPDSKTPFDWLSSDERAVQQYIDDPMCGFVTTNRFYKILFNGIGMIYNKKAISDIRKDLPMLFISGEDDPVGDFGKGIFKSAQMYQTAGIQSVEVQLYENGRHEMLNEHNSDQVIEEMLKWIKKIEG is encoded by the coding sequence ATGAAAGAATCATTTTACACCAGAACATCAGATGGTCAGGATCTCTATACGGTCGTATGGAGATCTGATCAGCCTCATATAAAAGGATCAATACAGCTCTGTCATGGAATGGCAGAGCATATTGGTCGTTATGAGGATTTTGCCTTTAAGTGTAATCAAAACGGCTATCATGTATTTGGTCATGATTGCAGAGGACATGGAAAGACAGCGGAGTTAAGCGGGACGTTTGGAGACTATGGACAGGGAGTAGATTTTAACCGGCTGGCTGAAGATGTTATCGAAATTAAAGAATGCTGTATGGCAAGTGGTCCGGTATATCTGATAGGTCACAGCATGGGTTCGTTTATCAGCCGGAGAGTTATTCAATTATACTCATCATCCTATAAGGGTGTCATTCTGTCAGGATCAAATGGACCGATGGGCATCATTAGTATTCCGGCAAATTTAATCGCGTCAGTAATGAATACCTATCAGCCGACAGCTAAAGCAAAATTGCTGAATCATTTATCGTTTGGCAGCTATAATCAATCTTTTCCTGATTCAAAAACACCATTTGACTGGCTTTCATCAGATGAAAGAGCAGTACAGCAATATATTGATGATCCGATGTGCGGATTTGTAACGACGAACAGATTTTATAAAATACTATTTAATGGAATTGGTATGATTTATAATAAAAAGGCAATATCTGATATCCGGAAAGACCTTCCGATGTTATTTATCAGTGGGGAAGACGACCCGGTCGGAGACTTTGGGAAAGGAATATTTAAATCTGCTCAAATGTATCAAACCGCAGGAATTCAATCAGTTGAAGTACAGCTTTATGAAAACGGACGACATGAAATGCTGAATGAGCATAATTCAGATCAGGTTATTGAAGAGATGTTGAAGTGGATTAAAAAGATAGAGGGATAA
- the glpK gene encoding glycerol kinase GlpK — protein sequence MEKYILSLDQGTTSSRAILFNKKGEIVKVAQKEFEQIFPKPGWVEHNANEIWGSILSVIASVLSEAEVKPDQIEGIGITNQRETAVVWDKHTGMPVYNAIVWQSRQTADICKELKDNGLNDTFRDKTGLLIDAYFSGTKVKWILDNVDGAREKAEKGDLLFGTIDTWLIWKLSGGEAHVTDYSNASRTLMYNIYDLKWDQELLEHLTVPKSMLPEVKASSEIYAKTAPHHFFGKQIPIAGAAGDQQAALFGQACYKSGMAKNTYGTGCFMLMNTGDKAVKSDSGLLTTLAWGIDGKVEYALEGSIFVAGSAIQWLRDGLRMLKTAAASEDYAKRVDSTDGVYVVPAFVGLGTPYWDSDVRGAVFGLTRGTSKEHFVRAVLESLAYQTRDVLDAMEKDSGIELKKLRVDGGAVQNDFLMQFQSDLLNVPVERPVISETTALGAAYLAGLAVGFWESKDEIADMWKTDKEFDPVMDTENSDQLYSGWQKAVKAAQAFK from the coding sequence ATGGAAAAATACATTTTATCACTCGATCAGGGGACGACAAGTTCCAGAGCAATTCTTTTTAATAAAAAAGGGGAAATTGTGAAAGTTGCCCAGAAAGAATTTGAGCAGATTTTTCCTAAGCCGGGCTGGGTTGAACATAATGCGAATGAAATCTGGGGGTCAATCCTTTCAGTAATCGCTTCAGTTTTATCCGAAGCAGAAGTGAAACCTGATCAGATCGAAGGAATCGGTATTACAAATCAGCGTGAAACAGCAGTTGTATGGGACAAGCATACAGGTATGCCTGTTTATAACGCCATTGTATGGCAGTCGAGACAAACTGCTGATATCTGTAAAGAACTGAAGGATAATGGCTTAAATGATACATTCAGAGATAAAACCGGTTTGTTAATTGATGCATATTTTTCAGGAACAAAGGTAAAGTGGATTTTAGACAATGTAGATGGAGCAAGGGAAAAAGCTGAGAAGGGTGATCTGCTGTTTGGGACGATCGATACATGGCTGATCTGGAAGTTATCAGGCGGAGAAGCACACGTGACAGATTACTCAAATGCTTCAAGAACACTGATGTATAACATATATGATCTGAAATGGGATCAGGAACTGCTGGAGCACTTGACGGTACCTAAATCAATGCTTCCTGAAGTAAAGGCTTCCTCTGAAATTTATGCAAAAACAGCACCTCACCATTTCTTTGGTAAGCAGATTCCGATTGCAGGAGCTGCCGGTGATCAGCAGGCTGCTCTGTTTGGTCAGGCGTGTTATAAATCAGGTATGGCGAAAAATACGTATGGAACAGGCTGCTTCATGCTGATGAATACTGGAGATAAAGCTGTTAAATCGGACAGCGGTCTTCTGACAACACTCGCCTGGGGTATTGACGGAAAAGTTGAATATGCGCTTGAAGGAAGCATATTTGTTGCCGGAAGTGCAATACAGTGGCTGCGTGACGGCTTGCGTATGCTTAAAACAGCAGCAGCCAGTGAGGATTATGCAAAGAGAGTGGATTCTACTGATGGTGTTTATGTCGTACCTGCGTTTGTAGGACTCGGAACACCTTACTGGGACAGTGATGTCAGAGGTGCAGTGTTCGGCCTGACGCGCGGAACGTCTAAAGAGCATTTTGTCCGTGCAGTACTTGAGAGTCTTGCTTACCAGACACGTGACGTTCTTGATGCGATGGAAAAGGACTCGGGTATTGAACTGAAGAAACTCCGCGTTGATGGAGGTGCTGTTCAGAATGATTTCCTGATGCAGTTCCAGAGCGACTTATTAAATGTGCCGGTTGAGCGTCCAGTAATCAGCGAAACAACTGCACTTGGCGCCGCTTATCTTGCGGGCCTTGCCGTTGGTTTCTGGGAAAGCAAAGATGAAATTGCGGATATGTGGAAAACGGATAAAGAATTTGATCCTGTAATGGACACTGAAAACAGTGACCAGCTTTACAGCGGTTGGCAAAAAGCAGTAAAAGCAGCTCAGGCTTTTAAGTAA